In Methanococcus maripaludis, a single window of DNA contains:
- a CDS encoding Hsp20/alpha crystallin family protein: MFGRDPKDPFSEIFKVFGMGIPMEGFGGPMGKSMFQMSSIGLEISGKGFMPITLIEGDETIKIIAMVPGVNKNDIVINAIGETLELRAKRVPMAIMESEKIIYSEVPEDEEIYKTIKLPAPVVEGNSSAKFENGMLIVTLPKAEKAKRTGIDIE, translated from the coding sequence ATGTTTGGTAGAGATCCAAAAGATCCATTTTCAGAAATCTTTAAGGTTTTCGGCATGGGCATTCCTATGGAAGGTTTTGGTGGCCCAATGGGAAAATCCATGTTTCAAATGAGCTCAATTGGCTTAGAAATCAGCGGAAAAGGTTTCATGCCTATAACATTGATTGAAGGCGACGAAACAATTAAGATAATTGCAATGGTTCCTGGAGTAAATAAAAACGACATTGTAATCAATGCAATCGGAGAAACTCTTGAATTAAGGGCAAAAAGAGTTCCAATGGCAATAATGGAGTCCGAAAAAATAATTTATTCAGAAGTACCTGAGGACGAAGAAATTTACAAAACCATAAAATTACCCGCACCTGTTGTCGAAGGAAATTCCTCTGCTAAATTTGAAAATGGGATGTTAATTGTGACACTTCCAAAAGCAGAAAAAGCTAAGAGAACTGGAATCGACATAGAATAA
- the ftsY gene encoding signal recognition particle-docking protein FtsY, translating to MFGSLKEKLNSTISKLSDKIYSKGNAKPVEEPILDETPEKIIEENETISEDSTNILKESGTESFAKKEKVGFLDKLTITKSIKKVLGKDVVLTESDIEDILEEMEMELFEADVAFEVVEKIIESLKNQLVGLKISAKDNPEEITINALKKSIKEILSQEQSDVFKLIDEKKAKGKPAVLLFVGINGTGKTTSISKLGYILKERGYSVVMAAGDTFRAGAIEQLEEHGKNTAIKVIKHQKGADSAAVIYDAISHAKAKGIDVVLADTAGRQTTNINLMDEIKKVVRVTKPDLIIFVGDSLAGNDAISQAEEFNNAIDIDGAILTKTDADAKGGAALSIAYSIGKPILFMGVGQRYSDIQEFDVEWMVKKLFSEEDTKLSSERQF from the coding sequence ATGTTTGGAAGTTTAAAGGAAAAATTAAATAGTACAATTTCAAAATTAAGCGATAAAATTTATTCAAAAGGGAATGCTAAACCTGTAGAAGAGCCAATTTTAGATGAAACTCCGGAAAAAATTATTGAAGAAAACGAAACAATCTCAGAAGATTCAACAAATATTTTGAAAGAATCAGGAACTGAATCTTTCGCAAAAAAGGAAAAAGTTGGATTTTTGGATAAGTTAACAATTACAAAAAGCATTAAAAAAGTTCTTGGAAAAGATGTAGTTTTAACGGAAAGTGATATTGAAGATATACTTGAAGAAATGGAAATGGAACTTTTTGAAGCAGATGTTGCATTTGAAGTAGTCGAAAAAATTATTGAATCACTAAAAAACCAGCTTGTTGGACTTAAAATATCTGCTAAGGATAATCCTGAAGAAATAACGATAAATGCACTCAAAAAATCCATAAAAGAAATCTTATCTCAGGAACAAAGTGATGTTTTTAAACTTATCGATGAAAAAAAGGCTAAAGGAAAACCTGCAGTACTGCTATTTGTTGGAATAAACGGAACTGGAAAAACGACTTCCATCTCTAAATTAGGATATATCTTAAAAGAAAGAGGATATTCTGTAGTAATGGCTGCAGGCGATACTTTTAGAGCTGGTGCAATAGAACAGCTTGAAGAACACGGAAAAAATACGGCCATTAAAGTTATAAAACATCAAAAAGGTGCAGACAGTGCTGCAGTAATTTACGATGCGATAAGCCATGCAAAAGCAAAAGGAATCGATGTGGTTCTTGCAGATACTGCTGGACGACAGACTACAAATATTAACTTAATGGACGAAATTAAAAAGGTAGTAAGGGTTACAAAACCCGATTTGATCATATTTGTTGGAGATTCCCTTGCTGGAAACGATGCAATATCCCAAGCAGAAGAATTTAATAATGCAATTGATATTGATGGTGCAATCCTTACAAAAACAGATGCAGATGCAAAAGGTGGTGCTGCACTATCCATTGCATACTCAATTGGAAAACCAATTCTTTTCATGGGCGTTGGTCAAAGATATTCAGATATTCAAGAGTTTGACGTCGAATGGATGGTAAAAAAACTCTTTTCAGAAGAAGATACTAAATTATCGTCTGAAAGACAATTTTAA
- a CDS encoding ECF transporter S component, with amino-acid sequence MSTKLPYLITAFGISVNVLGGFIATFYELPIFLNNLGTILCGLLLGPAGGAITGLFSNLIIGSTVNSIYIPFTIVNVVVGFVAGYAAIKHNREFTSMIVHAFLISIIALCLAMPIEIFIFGGPLDQTLISYASTITANTGLNMFTATYFAEFPLMVADIVLSAIWAYAILMLLPTKVLTMLKINNENI; translated from the coding sequence GTGAGTACTAAATTACCTTATTTGATAACTGCCTTTGGGATATCAGTTAATGTTTTAGGCGGATTTATTGCTACATTTTATGAATTACCCATATTTTTAAATAATCTTGGGACCATACTATGTGGATTGTTGCTGGGGCCTGCAGGTGGTGCAATAACCGGCCTTTTTTCAAATCTGATAATTGGTTCTACCGTTAATTCTATTTATATTCCATTTACAATCGTAAATGTTGTTGTGGGTTTTGTTGCAGGTTATGCCGCAATTAAACATAATCGTGAGTTTACTTCAATGATAGTGCATGCTTTTTTAATATCAATCATAGCATTATGTCTTGCAATGCCAATAGAGATATTCATCTTTGGAGGGCCACTTGACCAGACCCTTATTTCATACGCCTCAACAATAACTGCAAATACGGGATTAAACATGTTTACTGCAACATATTTTGCAGAATTTCCACTAATGGTTGCAGATATTGTTTTGTCTGCGATTTGGGCTTATGCAATATTAATGTTACTCCCCACAAAAGTACTGACTATGTTAAAAATCAATAATGAAAATATTTAA